From one Brachypodium distachyon strain Bd21 chromosome 4, Brachypodium_distachyon_v3.0, whole genome shotgun sequence genomic stretch:
- the LOC100835466 gene encoding CRM-domain containing factor CFM3, chloroplastic/mitochondrial, whose translation MALLFLSPALSPKPPFHSTLRSTWPRRATCISGSSTVSSPLRPTAAASPPSTSSPYKAPALDGGTERRKKKRRNLKPSFEEQALRRWSARAPSQRASFPWQRQQQPQPAHRENEDAHDEDPSSDTLRSIVEYFDYDSSDDGDVGLDVRGHEGAGMGKDGVAHGEAAQDRDEESHSQPSYLIGSRPVSAPWMHGEEEPSVDQLVSGPVGGDEEEVDTNGMVDDELGLVDGNEECAYNDDVFEEEPMNGNLEGELFEDSATPTANSSFLMDFVVDQGSRGGGIDRSIRRSSVSSIVSTLRNSMEESGPNATIGCSHEEDFVQKLGSVLLPWEREDDDAFDGVRQGNRSNTELAEKTIPEPELRRLRDAALRMKERMRIGPGGVTQAIVKSIHSKWSVDEVVKMRFEGPPSLNMKRTHEILEDRTGGTVIWRSGRSIVLYRGMNYNLRCVQSYAKIAEVDSSKKVSDVSTVVPSCVEHNLQKSSADGVNRSTSIVSSSQGATETFDIDSFLDQLGPRYKDWSGRSPIPVDADLLPGVVPDYKPPFRQLPYRTKLSLRDKEMTALRRLARQTAPHFALGRNREHQGLASAIVKLWEKSTIVKIAIKRGVPNTCNDRMAEEIKKLTGGVLISRNKEYIIFYRGNDFMTPKIRQVLVEQQQQAITQQDQEELARLKASASITLIPNALKNPQVAGTLAETREAESRWGDLINDGRRKKERNHLILAKHTSLLKNMTRKLILAKTKVAKAEMALAKVQEFLSPAELPTDLETVTDEERFLFRRIGLKMKAFLMLGRREVFAGTVQNMHLHWKHRELVKIIVKGKSFAQVKHIAISLEAESGGVLISLDKTTKGYSIIVYRGKNYKRPQILKPRNLLTRRRAMARSIELQRREALNHHISILRQKIWKLKSQLAQMRVAGGKQDADLLQTVEDDLSSDDDDIEDEGDEAYLQTYISDGEDDAGNESNEYL comes from the exons ATGGCTTTGCTCTTTCTATCCCCTGCCCTCTCCCCAAAACCCCCCTTCCACTCCACCCTCCGGTCAACGTGGCCGCGCCGCGCCACCTGTATCAGCGGAAGCAGCACCGTCTCCTCCCCTCTCCGTCCCACCGCGGCGGCGTCTCCCCCATCTACCTCCTCGCCGTACAAGGCGCCGGCGTTGGACGGCGGCAcggagagaaggaagaagaagaggaggaaccTGAAGCCGAGCTTCGAGGAGCAGGCCCTCCGCCGCTGGTCCGCGAGGGCCCCCTCCCAGCGTGCCTCCTTCCCctggcagcggcagcagcagccgcagccggcTCACCGAGAAAACGAAGACGCGCACGATGAAGATCCCAGTAGCGACACGTTGCGGTCCATCGTGGAGTACTTCGACTATGACTCCTCGGATGATGGCGATGTTGGCCTTGATGTGCGAGGACACGAAGGAGCAGGCATGGGCAAGGATGGCGTGGCCCACGGCGAAGCGGCCCAGGACCGGGACGAAGAGTCGCATTCCCAGCCGAGTTATCTGATTGGGAGCCGCCCGGTCTCCGCCCCGTGGATGCATGGGGAAGAAGAACCCTCTGTCGACCAACTAGTTTCTGGTCCAGTGggtggagacgaagaagaggtTGACACGAATGGCATGGTCGATGATGAGCTAGGTCTGGTGGATGGAAACGAAGAATGTGCGTACAATGATGATGTATTTGAAGAAGAGCCAATGAACGGGAACCTAGAAGGGGAATTGTTTGAGGATTCTGCCACGCCGACAGCAAATTCTTCTTTTCTGATGGATTTTGTTGTGGACCAAGGTTCTAGAGGCGGTGGGATCGATAGGAGTATTAGGCGAAGCAGTGTAAGCTCAATTGTCAGCACACTGCGAAATTCAATGGAGGAAAGTGGCCCAAATGCCACGATTGGGTGTTCCCATGAGGAAGATTTTGTCCAGAAGTTGGGTTCTGTGCTTCTTCCATGGGAGAGGGAAGATGATGATGCGTTTGATGGTGTAAGACAGGGGAACCGCAGCAATACCGAGTTGGCAGAGAAAACTATCCCAGAGCCGGAGCTGCGGAGGCTTAGAGATGCGGCATTGAGGATGAAGGAGAGGATGAGGATTGGTCCAGGAGGGGTTACTCAGGCCATCGTGAAGAGCATTCACAGTAAATGGAGTGTGGATGAGGTGGTCAAGATGAGGTTCGAAGGCCCTCCGAGCCTGAACATGAAGAGAACTCACGAGATACTAGAG GACAGGACCGGAGGAACTGTGATATGGAGGTCAGGAAGGTCAATTGTTTTATACCGGGGAATGAACTACAACCTTCGATGTGTTCAGTCGTATGCCAAAATAGCAGAGGTTGATTCATCTAAAAAAGTTAGTGATGTGAGTACTGTTGTACCCAGTTGTGTGGAGCATAATTTGCAAAAGTCAAGTGCAGATGGTGTGAATCGTTCAACATCTATTGTTAGTTCCTCTCAAGGAGCTACAGAAACGTTTGATATCGATAGCTTCTTAGATCAGTTGGGACCACGGTACAAGGATTGGTCTGGTCGCAGCCCCATTCCTGTTGATGCTGACTTGCTTCCCGGTGTAGTTCCTGACTACAAGCCACCATTTAGGCAACTTCCTTACAGGACTAAACTTAGTTTGAGAGATAAGGAAATGACAGCTCTTCGTAGACTCGCAAGGCAAACTGCTCCTCATTTTGCTCTAG GGAGAAACAGGGAACACCAAGGCTTAGCTAGTGCTATAGTTAAGCTATGGGAGAAAAGTACTATTGTAAAGATTGCCATCAAGAGGGGGGTGCCAAACACATGCAACGATAGAATGGCAGAAGAAATCAAG AAATTGACAGGAGGGGTGCTTATTTCGAGGAACAAGGAGTATATTATTTTCTATAGGGGAAATGATTTCATGACGCCCAAAATAAGGCAGGTCTTGGTGgaacagcaacagcaagcaaTCACTCAGCAGGATCAGGAAGAGCTGGCTCGGCTCAAAGCATCAGCATCAATTACTCTCATCCCCAATGCATTAAAGAATCCTCAAGTTGCTGGCACTCTTGCAGAAACTAGAGAGGCTGAATCTCGATGGGGAGATTTAATTAATGATGGGAGGaggaaaaaggagaggaaTCACTTGATCTTGGCAAAACATACCTCTCTTTTGAAGAATATGACAAGAAAGCTGATTTTG GCGAAAACAAAAGTTGCAAAAGCAGAGATGGCTTTGGCTAAAGTTCAGGAATTCCTCTCTCCAGCAGAGCTTCCAACTGATCTCGAAACTGTCACAGACGAGGAGCGCTTCTTATTTCGCAGAATTGGCCTGAAAATGAAGGCCTTTTTGATGCTTG GCAGACGTGAAGTTTTTGCTGGAACTGTGCAAAACATGCACTTACATTGGAAGCATCGAGAATTGGTCAAAATTATCGTGAAGGGAAAGAGCTTTGCACAAGTGAAACATATTGCTATCTCTCTAGAAGCTGAGAGTGGAGGTGTGCTCATTTCACTAGACAAGACAACAAAAGGATATTCAATAATTGTCTACCGGGGTAAGAACTACAAACGGCCCCAAATTTTAAAGCCTCGGAACCTGTtgacaagaagaagagctaTGGCACGGTCTATAGAGCTCCAACGGCGAGAG GCATTAAATCATCATATTTCCATCCTGCGACAGAAGATCTGGAAGTTGAAGTCACAACTT GCACAGATGAGGGTTGCGGGGGGAAAACAGGACGCAGATCTACTTCAAACAGTTGAGGATGATTTGTCCtcagatgatgatgatatagAG GATGAAGGGGATGAAGCTTATCTCCAAACTTACATCAGCGACGGTGAAGATGATGCTGGCAATGAATCCAATGAATATCTCTGA